A single Rubrivivax gelatinosus IL144 DNA region contains:
- a CDS encoding NAD(P)H-dependent oxidoreductase codes for MKTGLHTQLRQRATEGRPIRVGLIGAGKFGSMYLAQVPNTPGVHLAGVADLSPAAARRNLERVGWHHERAAAPSLDAALADGRTHVGEDWQALVRHPAIDVIVECTGHPVAAVEHCLAAIAEGKHVVNVTVEADAFCGPLLARRAAEAGVVYSLAFGDQPALICDLVDWARTCGFPVVAAGRGHKWLPHFAQSTPETVWGFYGLTPEQAERGGLNPKMFNSFLDGSKPAIECTAVANATGLAVPSGGLLYPPAAIDEIPGVTRPQAEGGVLERKGMVEVISSLRRDGTTIPYDIRMGVWVTVEGEADYVRHCFEEYGAKTDPSGRYFTLYKRWHLIGLEVGYSVASVALRGEATGAATAWVADVVATAKRDLRAGETLDGEGGYTVVGRLQPAEASRAHGGLPLGLAHDLVLQRPVAAGQMLCWDDVVARPELPAWRLRREMEALA; via the coding sequence ACACGCCCGGCGTGCACCTGGCCGGCGTCGCCGACCTGTCGCCGGCCGCCGCGCGCCGCAACCTCGAACGGGTCGGCTGGCACCACGAACGTGCCGCCGCCCCCAGCCTGGACGCTGCGCTGGCCGACGGCCGCACCCACGTCGGCGAGGACTGGCAGGCGCTGGTGCGGCACCCGGCGATCGACGTCATCGTCGAATGCACCGGCCACCCGGTGGCCGCGGTCGAGCACTGCCTGGCGGCGATCGCCGAGGGCAAACACGTCGTCAACGTGACCGTCGAGGCCGACGCCTTCTGCGGCCCGCTGCTGGCGCGGCGCGCGGCCGAGGCCGGTGTCGTCTACTCGCTGGCCTTCGGCGACCAGCCGGCGCTGATCTGCGACCTGGTCGACTGGGCGCGCACCTGCGGCTTCCCGGTCGTCGCCGCCGGGCGCGGCCACAAGTGGCTGCCGCACTTCGCGCAGTCGACGCCGGAGACGGTCTGGGGCTTCTACGGCCTGACGCCCGAGCAGGCCGAACGCGGCGGGCTGAACCCGAAGATGTTCAACAGCTTCCTCGACGGCTCCAAGCCGGCGATCGAATGCACCGCGGTCGCCAACGCCACCGGGCTGGCGGTGCCGTCGGGCGGCCTGCTGTACCCGCCGGCGGCGATCGACGAGATCCCCGGCGTCACGCGGCCGCAGGCCGAAGGCGGGGTGCTCGAACGCAAGGGCATGGTCGAGGTCATCTCCTCGCTGCGCCGCGACGGCACGACCATCCCCTACGACATCCGCATGGGGGTCTGGGTCACCGTCGAAGGCGAGGCCGACTACGTGCGCCACTGCTTCGAGGAGTACGGCGCCAAGACCGACCCCAGCGGGCGCTACTTCACGCTCTACAAACGCTGGCACCTGATCGGGCTGGAGGTCGGTTATTCGGTGGCCAGCGTCGCGCTGCGCGGCGAGGCGACCGGCGCGGCCACCGCCTGGGTGGCCGACGTCGTGGCCACCGCCAAGCGCGACCTGCGCGCCGGCGAGACGCTCGACGGCGAAGGCGGCTACACGGTGGTCGGCCGGCTGCAGCCGGCCGAGGCCTCGCGCGCCCACGGCGGCCTGCCGCTGGGGCTGGCGCACGACCTGGTGCTGCAGCGCCCGGTCGCCGCCGGGCAGATGCTGTGCTGGGACGACGTCGTCGCCCGGCCGGAACTGCCGGCGTGGCGCTTGCGGCGGGAGATGGAGGCGCTGGCCTAG
- a CDS encoding class I SAM-dependent DNA methyltransferase gives MSHGFSGAGEGPQTPDGCSVELYRRLPYMGELEAIEPVLIEHPAVLELGCGTGRLCARMVALGLRVTGVDESTEMLAHLPAGVEAVCSKIEALALGRRWPAVLLASHLVNHPEPAVREVFAAAAWRHLTPGGCFFVKRHDTRWLQTVQAGFIGAAHGVAYHAEQIERRGAEVSMRLRYELDGSRWWHSFTTTAMSEAEVESLLRAQGFGACRWLGDKRLWGVAGGVA, from the coding sequence ATGAGCCACGGTTTCTCGGGTGCCGGAGAGGGCCCGCAGACGCCCGACGGCTGCTCGGTGGAGCTCTATCGCCGCTTGCCCTACATGGGTGAACTCGAGGCCATCGAGCCGGTGTTGATCGAGCATCCTGCGGTGCTCGAACTCGGCTGCGGCACCGGCCGGCTGTGCGCGAGGATGGTGGCGCTGGGGCTGCGTGTCACCGGCGTCGACGAGTCGACCGAGATGCTGGCCCACCTGCCTGCCGGAGTCGAGGCCGTCTGTTCGAAGATCGAGGCGCTGGCCCTGGGCCGCCGCTGGCCGGCGGTGCTGCTGGCCAGCCACCTCGTCAACCACCCGGAGCCGGCCGTGCGCGAGGTCTTTGCCGCAGCGGCCTGGCGGCACCTGACGCCGGGCGGCTGCTTCTTCGTCAAGCGCCATGACACGAGGTGGCTGCAGACGGTTCAAGCCGGCTTCATCGGCGCCGCGCACGGCGTCGCCTATCACGCCGAGCAGATCGAGCGCCGCGGTGCCGAGGTCTCGATGCGCCTGCGCTACGAATTGGACGGCAGCCGCTGGTGGCACTCGTTCACGACGACGGCGATGTCCGAGGCCGAAGTCGAGAGCCTGCTGCGCGCCCAGGGATTCGGTGCGTGCCGATGGCTGGGCGACAAGCGCCTGTGGGGCGTCGCCGGGGGCGTGGCATGA